The Papilio machaon chromosome 15, ilPapMach1.1, whole genome shotgun sequence region GCAGCTGCGTCTTTAATATCCTCTGTTTCTTCCTCTGATGAATACTCTAACCCATCCTGGTTCTGTTCAATTAATTCACCTGTGGagtttttaaacttactttatttttaaatattgttccCTATATTGTATTTGCCAAGACTGTCCAGCGGGCATCTTGCCTTTAATCCTATCCATCAATATCAACCGAAGAAACTCATGTTACTATTATGTTATCATGCTAAAGTATACATGGCAAAGTGCAGTAacccatttaaactttttactgTCTACATGCTAGCTACCTATGTGCTAAACATATtgacattaattattacatgatttaaaaaaaaacataccttTATTCTTTTGTTCCGCAACCTTCTTTTTAGCAGTCCCCGTTAAAATTACTACACCAGTACCACCTCCGGCAGTTGGGACACTTAAAAGACCTCGCGATTGGTCCATTTGATTGACTTTACGAACTTCCTAAAATAAGTATATACTCAGTACTACTAATTCAAATCAtggaaacaaagtaaaaaaattgtttgaactAACTTGTTGAACTTCCTGCATATAAGCATCTAATGGATCTATTtcatcttcttcttctttcttctcttCTATGCTTTGTTTCTCTTTTCCTTCGCCATCTTCGCCTATTACCAAAAAAAGCAGTTGGCTTTAAAAGTaagataaaagtaaagttgcaatttttttccaatatttttaatgtaagtgCCCCAATGTTATGATTTTATTGTATGCTAAGTCATTTGTATTCATACCTTCATCACCAGAATCATCCTCTAGGGACCATTTCTTTGTTGTTGGTGCTTGAATGTTGGTGACTAGGCTACCTTTTTGCACTTCTTTTTTTGCAGACTCCAACTCTTTACGTTTTCGTTCCGCACGCCAACGCTCAATTCGGTCACGTCTTTTCTGCATTTCAGCTTCCAAACGACTTTGTTCTTCTTCcttcaaataaaagttaagaAATGCTTCATGCTCagaaacatgtttattttaagacaTTTTACGCCACCGAATCTATGCTAAAAATCATAGTGGAACTGATTgtgttaaatttgtaaaatctaaaattaacaGGAATAAaggattttgtaaaataagtcaaaattaaaatttgaaattcagTTAATTAACAACTGTTTTTACCTTGTCAACTGAGCCCAAGTCATAATCCCCAGATTCTGTTTTGACAGATTTTTCTTTGGATTTGGACCTTTCCTTTCTATCTTTATCAGGTGACTTTTTCCTTGATGACTTACTGCCATTCCTTTTGTCATCCCTCTTGTCACTAAATAATCAAGAGAAAGTTtaggaatatttaaattattatccaatataagtaatacataatacatatcACATTTTAGTCCTCAGTAGACTTCAACCAAATGTGAGATTACAAAAATGAAAGAAATCtgatgattttaaatatacatatatatacttaaCAAATAGTGTAATAAAGCAATATCATGTTGTAAAGCGGGATCAAAGGACAAAGTAACTTAAAGAATTCACTTTTTTGTGTTTGTGTATTTTCCTTGTAACCATCTGTTCTCCTAAGAATTATGTGGTGCAGTTGTATGTAACagtaaacaataaagtttACTGGTCAAcctgtttattataaaacattcaaaacaTACCTCTTTCTATCACGGTCCCTATCCCTGCTTCGGTCTCTCTTGGAATCCCTGTCTCTGCTACGGCTACGTTTCCTTTTAGATGACTTTGAACTGCGATCTCTACTCCGTGATCGAGAACGTCTTCGTTTACGATCAGGCGAAGCTGAACGGCTGTGAGAACGCCTCCGATCGCGGTCTCTATCACGATCTCGCCTGTTTTTAATTCAGATacgaataattaatatttgttatccTTCGGAATATTATGTATCAAAACTATTATCTTACCCGCTTCTAACCATAGCTACTTTcagcaaaaattatttatgtatacagCTATTGCATTTGCAAAGAAGcacaataaaacagttttgttattaaaattcttatatacaaattacaaacacaaatcatatatatttttagtttttattattttttctaggTTATGATTCGAAATGACATACACAATACAGATAACATAAAATGCAAAGTGACGCAAACAAATGCACAGTTtaagtagttatttttaaactcgTGGTACTCAAAAGACACATATATGTGAAATATTTCATCGCCTAATTTTTGTAGCGAAATACGAATTAGTTTTCAAAATACGAATTACGTATTTTAaccaaaactatttaatattagtggTCTCAGAAAAACTAATTTGCACGTCTAAAGTCTAAATGATGTCTACTAATTTTTACTCTGTGCTatcttatttcaaataaaaacataacctttttttaacttcatcttcaccaattttcacaaaaatagtgtaataaaagtaaaacatccCCGTATCATAAATTTGTTCGATTTCGGGCATATTTgctggaaaaataaaaaccgcAATATGGCCGATGATGGTGAAAAcgtaaatactaatttaaaattactaaagagattttagtttagtttgaTCTTGTTTTAgctaaataatttgattaatttaataattttcaggtGTCGGTTATGACTGTGAAAGAACCCTTAGACCTTATAAGGCTAAGCTTAGATGAGAGGATTTACGTTAAAATGAGAAATGAACGAGAATTACGAGGCAAGTTACATGTAAGTATATAATactgtaattgtaattttttttaccgtGTGATTACAGTGCAAAAACATTCCTGTAAAATACACTCTATATCGTATGTAATTGCCACAGCACTGAACTGATTCAAAAGATCATAAACTTGAGCTGCAGCTCCACAACTAAATGGACAGCTCATGTTTCATCGCAATGTACTATAACTATGTAGTCGACGAGACGCGAGCACAAGGTTTAGGCTAAGTGCCATCTGCGCTTGGCCACCTCAAGCCtggtgaagctgtaaatgctTCTTCTAGGCAAACAGTGGCAATTAACTCACAACAAAGGCACTAGCTGCCTGGTGATTCACAGTTCACACCTTGAAATGCAAATCATAACTCTATGTAGTTACAAATTGAGCTGAACTGCGAACCTGTTCACTGAGCTGCTTCAAACATTCTAATCAGATCAGCTCACACATAGCTGAATTGCAGGTCATTGATTTTAGTTGAGTTACTTATGACTATGCCACAGTCAAAGTTGTTTAGAGGTTGCTTATACATTTACTaagtattcattttttatactaaatctacaATGAGGACATCCTATAGTGACCACCTAGCGACACTGAATGTGGCCTAGTAATAAGTTAAACTAGGGTTATATAaccattattttaaagtatatgttttgttttattctgtTATGAACTATATCCAAAAAATGTAAACCTAAATTTACCctcatttttgtttatcaaaaaaccaaaaaatctttatttcagGCTTACGATCAACATTTGAACATGGTTTTGGGAGATGCAGAAGAAACAATAACAACAGTTGAAATAGATGAAGAGACATATGAAGAAGTTTACAGAACAACAAAACGGAACATACCAATGTTATTTGTAAGAGGTGATGGTGTTATACTTGTATCACCTCCTGTACGAGTGGGAGTTtgaaatagataataaaagtacatacaaaaccaatttttatttctgtcccaataatttaataataggatcattattaaatttctgaTGCTTTCGAATTAGTAATTCATCTTCATCCATTGGTTGAATAACAGCACCAGTCTTTGTCAGTACATTAGGTTGGATAAGTTTCTTATGAGACTTTTCAGTCACAAAAGTATTACCCAGTGGAGCTCTAAGAGAAGCTTCATAGtctttaatagttttaaatggaAATGGCACATCTGAAATTTTGTGTACAGCAAGTTTTGGATCTTTAtactcttttattattatatcaccCTTATTTTCATCACGGCGTGGTGTACAAGGTGGTGCTTTAAGTATAATTCGTGTTTTCCTTCTATTAGGAGCTTTAACACCTTTACCTCCCCATTGACCCCAACCTGGCAAACTTAAATCAATGTCTTGTGGTTTATCCTTATTGATTTCATCTTCTTTTTCCTGTCTAAAACTATCAACAACATCATCCTCTTCAAAAACTTCTCCAATATCAATTTTTGGAACAACTTGTTCATCATCATCCAACTCATCATATTCATTTACATCTTTTGGCAATGcagtattcaaatatttaggTTTGACTACAATAAACCTGCTAGGATCAATATTAGCATTAGTATTCTGTTGTATTTCATTAGTGGTTAGTATTTTAGTTAAAGATTTTGTTTCAGTTTCAGCATCAATTGTTTCTCTAGCAGTTTCAAGTAATGGTTCATCAATAATTGGTTtctcgttttgttttttaaattcataataatcaacaccatattctttttttgattTACCAGTTTCATTTTTGTTCTGAAGTTTAGGTTTCGTTTTGTCAAGATCTTTCTTtagtttctttaattttttagccACCTTGTTAACAAGCTTGTTTTCAAATGATTCAAATATGTTAGAAATATCTTCTGATGCATTTCTTTGACCTGTATTAACAGGTTCAACGGTCCAATTTGAATTTGTAGCAACAACTTTAGTATTTTCTCCAACCTTTTCCTCTTtgtctaatagtttaattgtttttgaaaatttactcTTTTTTCTTTTGGGTTGTTcattaacaatgttatttgtaaTCTCATCATGCATTTCACATACATTTTCACTTAAATTACTAACACTCTTTTTTAAGAGGTCCATTGCACTATTAGTTTTAGTGTTATTTTCTGGGTTTTCATCCTCAGATTCGGAATCACTAAGTTCTTTacgttttaacattttatctttGAGATACTTTTTATATCCAAAATCAAACTCTGAATCCACATTATCTTTATCAGATCTTTTCATCATCCATGGGTTTGTTGGGTCTTGTAGTAAGTTTAAGTCTGGAATTTCTTGTTtggtatcatcatcatcatctgaaCTTGCTGCATCAACTGTTTTATGTGTAAGAGATTTGCTGACTGCCAATTGCTCAGCTAACTGTTGCCTCACCTGAAAAAAGAAAGGAAggtaaaacatgtaaatattattgattatttgattattcataatataattaaacaaatggtCACTGAATTACAAttataagaaatgttttaaaaaatacatgtcaatgtaatacataatttCAGCAAATTTGCATACCCAAATTAAAGTCTAATagctaatataataaaaatttacctcTTTGTCATACTTTGCTCGTATCAATTTACTTTTTGCCCATTTCCCAGTATTTTTGTGCCTAAGTGTGTGGCGTTCTAATGCTCGAGCCTTCTCTAGTGATTCAAGTTTCTTTAGAGCTTCTTCTGGATCCTTACTTTGCAGTTCTTCAAACTCCTTTAACTGTtgctttaatttatctttttttaaaatgctgAAAAATCAACAGAAATCAAAATTAGTTACTTTAGCTAGCTATTAGGTTCTATGTTGTCCATTAAAGAAAGACCATTGCAACAATCAAatctagaaaatattttaacttaccGATGGTACTTCTTGCTCTTAATTTTACTCTGTCTTTTAGCTTTAGCTGCTTTGTATGATTGCTGGGCTCTTAACTTTGCCAGCTGCTGTCTATGCTCAAGCATCTCTTCATAAGACATAGGATACTCAGGTTTCTCCTCCTCTTCAGGCA contains the following coding sequences:
- the LOC106721042 gene encoding U6 snRNA-associated Sm-like protein LSm3; its protein translation is MADDGENVSVMTVKEPLDLIRLSLDERIYVKMRNERELRGKLHAYDQHLNMVLGDAEETITTVEIDEETYEEVYRTTKRNIPMLFVRGDGVILVSPPVRVGV
- the LOC106721041 gene encoding U3 small nucleolar RNA-associated protein 14 homolog A, translated to MEEIEDGEFVSSEHDRLLNAVSKLDKTQHITEPTRNEPTNTNSEFNLIKRSNKLNLKNVVKVLEDTAHHVKISKRLTESQNSSKILPKPIEKPEAERIKRSTGYEQTKHKIGRWDPVVARNRTVNFVSFPLKHVSSKLQPTHEFLSKLKLKSPLEKELDEVDPPVPEVPEEEEKPEYPMSYEEMLEHRQQLAKLRAQQSYKAAKAKRQSKIKSKKYHRILKKDKLKQQLKEFEELQSKDPEEALKKLESLEKARALERHTLRHKNTGKWAKSKLIRAKYDKEVRQQLAEQLAVSKSLTHKTVDAASSDDDDDTKQEIPDLNLLQDPTNPWMMKRSDKDNVDSEFDFGYKKYLKDKMLKRKELSDSESEDENPENNTKTNSAMDLLKKSVSNLSENVCEMHDEITNNIVNEQPKRKKSKFSKTIKLLDKEEKVGENTKVVATNSNWTVEPVNTGQRNASEDISNIFESFENKLVNKVAKKLKKLKKDLDKTKPKLQNKNETGKSKKEYGVDYYEFKKQNEKPIIDEPLLETARETIDAETETKSLTKILTTNEIQQNTNANIDPSRFIVVKPKYLNTALPKDVNEYDELDDDEQVVPKIDIGEVFEEDDVVDSFRQEKEDEINKDKPQDIDLSLPGWGQWGGKGVKAPNRRKTRIILKAPPCTPRRDENKGDIIIKEYKDPKLAVHKISDVPFPFKTIKDYEASLRAPLGNTFVTEKSHKKLIQPNVLTKTGAVIQPMDEDELLIRKHQKFNNDPIIKLLGQK